The Benincasa hispida cultivar B227 chromosome 11, ASM972705v1, whole genome shotgun sequence genome has a segment encoding these proteins:
- the LOC120091154 gene encoding uncharacterized protein LOC120091154 isoform X1, which produces MGVIRYDTPNCPQKTYKMETSSFGGGGSTTHTITTSFETEFEVDKEVAAAVKTALVRLASCSSLREDDFKELLRKISQNPDCDTNVDPSEISSECESENGSELDQTPRKSDFSSHNLDCKMLDLHMRHRTFEKETKIEDLMYERLRRLKEDELSSLATIVAACGLNAALAEVESGKLHDFHNGRKQVESELPSLDKLLVKHVTKLEREVLEAKNSRKNKEKDWLNLHHKTFQN; this is translated from the coding sequence ATGGGAGTGATCAGGTATGATACACCCAATTGTCCACAGAAGACATacaaaatggaaacttcatctTTTGGTGGTGGTGGATCTACAACTCACACCATTACAACATCTTTTGAGACAGAATTTGAGGTTGATAAGGAAGTGGCTGCAGCAGTAAAAACAGCATTGGTTAGGCTTGCAAGTTGCTCTTCTTTAAGAGAAGATGACTTTAAAGAACTCTTAAGAAAAATCTCTCAGAACCCAGATTGTGATACTAATGTAGACCCATCTGAGATTTCTTCTGAATGTGAATCAGAAAATGGCTCAGAACTTGATCAAACGCCTCGAAAATCTGATTTCAGCTCTCACAATTTGGATTGCAAGATGCTGGATTTACATATGAGACACAGAACTTTTGAGAAAGAGACCAAGATTGAGGACTTGATGTATGAAAGGCTTAGGCGTTTAAAAGAAGATGAACTTTCCTCTCTTGCCACCATAGTTGCAGCTTGTGGTTTAAATGCTGCTTTGGCTGAGGTAGAAAGTGGGAAGCTTCATGATTTTCACAATGGAAGGAAGCAAGTTGAGTCGGAACTTCCCAGCCTAGATAAGTTGTTGGTGAAGCATGTAACTAAATTGGAAAGAGAAGTGCTTGAAGCAAAGAATAGCAGAAAGAACAAAGAAAAGGATTGGCTAAATCTGCATCACAAAACCTTCCAAAATTGA
- the LOC120091154 gene encoding uncharacterized protein LOC120091154 isoform X2 gives MKNHRWKQRERKNVNMPKSSSRMGRDMEDSLEKILVKPVHRLEREKMVAVLAESNYNNQRQNKKKQMDNHTSDCQSLDEILVKHVSRLEKEKMRSKLENNLKRSEKDVHSAINGGGDGGGGLGEILVKHKSRLEREKPMSSQESENQNKSFRTRREAREKDDLQSGWGGLSLGDSMRPHLSKLNETRLPGSKLKRRKGNKL, from the exons ATGAAGAACCATCGATGGAAACAGAGGGAAAGGAAAAATGTTAATATGCCAAAGTCTTCATCGAGGATGGGAAGGGACATGGAAGAcagcttagaaaagatcttaGTGAAGCCGGTGCACAGGCTGGAAAGGGAAAAGATGGTCGCTGTGTTAGCTGAAAGTAACTACAATAACCAAAGACAAAATAAGAAGAAACAGATGGACAACCATACATCAGATTGCCAAAGCTTGGATGAAATTTTAGTGAAGCATGTCTCAAGACttgagaaagagaaaatgagaagcAAACTAGAGAACAACCTAAAGAGAAGTGAAAAAGATGTGCATTCAGCGATCAATGGAGGAGGAGATGGTGGTGGGGGTTTAGGTGAGATTCTGGTTAAACATAAATCAAGACTCGAGAGAGAAAAGCCGATGTCTTCTCAGGAGTCAGAAAATCAGAACAAAAGTTTTCGAACACGTCGTGAAGCTAGAGAGAAAGATGACCTACAGTCAGGTTGGGGAGGCTTAAGTTTGGGAGATTCCATGAGACCTCATCTCTCCAAACTTAACGAGACAAG GCTGCCTGGATCAAAGCTGAAGAGGAGGAAAGGAAACAAGTTATGA